A single window of Athene noctua chromosome 1, bAthNoc1.hap1.1, whole genome shotgun sequence DNA harbors:
- the OLIG3 gene encoding oligodendrocyte transcription factor 3 has product MNSDSSSVSSRASSPDMDEMYLRDHHHHHHHHHHQDSRLNSVSSTQNDLVQKMSGEGLSRNGSKAGGEGSKYKIKKQLSEQDLQQLRLKINGRERKRMHDLNLAMDGLREVMPYAHGPSVRKLSKIATLLLARNYILMLTSSLEEMKRLVGEIYGGHHSAFHCGTVGHSAGHPPHAAGTVHQVHPILGSALSSANTSSSLSASLPAIGTIRPPHSLLKTPSTPPALQLGSGFQHWAGLPCPCTICQMPPPPHLSALTASNMARISGETKDLLK; this is encoded by the coding sequence ATGAATTCTGACTCCAGCTCTGTCTCCAGCAGAGCTTCCTCGCCAGACATGGATGAGATGTACCTGagagaccaccaccaccaccaccaccatcaccaccaccaagACAGCCGGCTCAACTCCGTCTCCTCCACTCAGAACGACCTGGTGCAGAAGATGTCCGGGGAAGGCCTGTCCAGGAACGGCTCCAAGGCCGGAGGGGAAGGCAGCAAGTACAAAATCAAGAAGCAGCTCTCGGAGCAGGATCTGCAGCAGCTGCGGCTGAAGATCAACGGCCGGGAGCGTAAGAGGATGCACGACCTCAACCTGGCCATGGACGGGCTGCGGGAGGTGATGCCCTACGCCCACGGACCTTCCGTGAGAAAACTCTCCAAAATCGCCACCCTCCTGCTAGCCAGAAACTATATCCTGATGCTCACCAGCTCGCTGGAGGAGATGAAGAGGCTGGTGGGGGAGATCTACGGGGGGCACCACTCGGCCTTCCACTGCGGTACGGTGGGACACTCCGCCGGGCACCCTCCCCACGCCGCCGGCACCGTGCACCAGGTGCACCCCATCCTCGGCAGTGCCTTGTCCTCCGccaacacctcctcctccctctccgcCTCCCTGCCGGCCATCGGCACCATCCGGCCCCCCCACTCCCTGCTCAAGACACCCTCGACCCCCCCCGCCCTGCAGCTCGGCAGCGGCTTCCAGCACTGGGCAGGCTTGCCGTGCCCCTGCACCATCTGCCAgatgccccccccgccccacctcTCGGCCCTCACCGCCTCCAACATGGCCAGGATCTCGGGGGAGACCAAGGACCTCCTGAAGTGA